A single window of Methylobacterium nodulans ORS 2060 DNA harbors:
- a CDS encoding DUF992 domain-containing protein, translating into MRSIVIALSLAALASAATLAFARTGAERMRPAGTLTCTTNPHVGLVFGTTRAATCTVVGEADGRPQDYGALFPRAGRDRDVTRSETLAWRIHTADGALRPGELEGLFSGDPAATLPAFRAERRAIRLEPIRPAADAGLNFAEGTPRLLLGAVRASY; encoded by the coding sequence ATGCGGTCGATCGTCATCGCCCTCTCGCTCGCCGCCCTCGCTTCCGCGGCGACGCTCGCCTTCGCCCGCACCGGCGCGGAGCGGATGCGGCCCGCCGGCACGCTCACCTGCACCACCAACCCGCATGTCGGCCTCGTCTTCGGCACCACCCGCGCGGCAACCTGCACGGTCGTCGGCGAGGCGGATGGAAGGCCGCAGGATTATGGCGCGCTCTTTCCCCGCGCCGGGCGCGACAGGGACGTAACCCGCAGCGAGACGCTGGCGTGGCGCATCCACACAGCCGACGGCGCCCTGCGGCCCGGGGAGCTGGAAGGGCTGTTCTCCGGCGATCCCGCCGCCACCCTGCCGGCCTTCCGGGCCGAGCGCCGGGCGATCCGTCTGGAGCCGATCCGCCCCGCAGCCGATGCCGGCCTCAACTTCGCCGAGGGGACGCCGCGCCTCCTCCTCGGCGCCGTACGGGCCTCCTACTGA